From a single Bryobacter aggregatus MPL3 genomic region:
- a CDS encoding serine/threonine protein kinase: MVNPKVDLRALFEQAIDLPPIERAQFLREVQFKSPLVYQQLRSLLIAHEGPSAFFEQDGGMWAQLTPTVLIGRRFGAYKIEEEIGRGGMGAVYRASRADDAFHKTVAIKIISGGAILSESALDSFRRERQILAQLEHPHIARLLDGGATDDSLLYLIMEFVDGQPLDTYVEQRKLGVEEILKLFLAVCRAVAFAHRNLVVHRDLKPSNIMVKADGDVKLLDFGIAKVLSPNRDETATVAVRLTPEFASPEQIRGEPISTASDVYSLGVLLFHVLTGGARPYRATSQAVPDLLQAVLDSEAPKPSSVAPAHLAKKLRGDLDRITLKAMAKEPSRRYASVDQLREDIERHLSGRPIHAQADDWTYRAMKFVRRNRLAVSAAAVIALTMVAGGLTTLWQGRIAQEQRAEAIAARQVAEEQRKTAEAQRRLAIAAQQQADAQRRLAERRTAEALGERAKSDSRYQNVRSLATAVLFDVNETLRDVPGAGPARKQAVLAALKHLESLSEKSKDDPSLTADLAGAYEQVGDIMESLFADSKDGASMAIPAYLKAVRLRQTVLRRSADESLRLSEVQRRLGNAQLNAGQVTPATQSYRQSLATAMSLGKTDDALRLGALARSNLCTANTVAGNHQAAIPDCEEAVRILENVKNTRDVPRLRLLTKLRLGNALKREGQAAAALAQYRDVLRDADPMDPQTGLIVNELVEVLGEQEGSLLGAALRKQAVFASRNGQRDLALERFEQAMKVTGHPQPAMKDVVAYGEAATEDAQAVVYFRNGQVRQAIESSKKALSRLATNTSTPANILRSEIEANLKSFEAAFASASR; this comes from the coding sequence ATGGTGAATCCGAAAGTAGATTTGCGAGCCCTCTTTGAGCAGGCAATTGACTTGCCTCCGATCGAGCGTGCTCAATTCTTACGTGAGGTGCAGTTCAAATCGCCATTGGTCTATCAGCAACTGCGATCTTTGCTGATCGCCCATGAGGGGCCTTCCGCATTCTTTGAACAGGACGGAGGCATGTGGGCGCAGTTGACGCCAACCGTGTTGATCGGCCGGCGCTTTGGGGCTTACAAGATCGAAGAAGAGATTGGGCGCGGTGGGATGGGGGCTGTGTATCGAGCCAGCCGGGCGGATGACGCTTTCCATAAGACGGTGGCGATCAAGATCATCTCCGGGGGCGCGATCCTTTCTGAGAGCGCGCTCGATTCCTTCCGGCGCGAACGGCAGATTCTGGCCCAGTTGGAACATCCGCATATTGCGCGTCTGCTCGATGGCGGCGCAACCGACGATTCGCTGCTGTATCTGATCATGGAGTTTGTCGACGGGCAGCCGCTCGATACCTATGTCGAGCAGCGGAAGCTGGGCGTCGAAGAGATTTTGAAGCTTTTCCTTGCCGTGTGCCGCGCCGTTGCGTTTGCGCATCGGAATCTGGTGGTGCACCGGGATTTGAAGCCGTCGAACATCATGGTAAAGGCCGATGGCGACGTGAAGCTGCTCGACTTCGGGATCGCAAAAGTCCTATCACCGAATCGCGACGAAACGGCGACGGTGGCCGTGCGGCTGACGCCTGAGTTTGCCAGTCCGGAGCAGATTCGCGGGGAGCCGATTTCGACTGCGTCGGATGTCTATTCGCTCGGTGTTCTCCTATTCCATGTGCTGACGGGAGGAGCGCGGCCTTACCGGGCAACTTCACAAGCGGTGCCCGATCTTCTCCAGGCCGTGCTCGACAGTGAGGCGCCAAAGCCAAGCTCGGTTGCCCCGGCGCATCTGGCGAAGAAGCTGCGTGGGGATCTAGACCGGATCACGTTGAAAGCAATGGCGAAGGAGCCATCACGGCGCTATGCCAGTGTCGATCAGTTGCGCGAAGACATCGAACGGCATCTGAGCGGCCGGCCGATCCATGCCCAGGCCGACGATTGGACCTATCGCGCCATGAAGTTTGTCCGGCGCAACCGTCTGGCGGTGAGTGCCGCTGCTGTGATTGCGTTGACGATGGTGGCAGGTGGGCTCACCACCCTCTGGCAGGGCCGGATTGCCCAGGAGCAGCGAGCCGAAGCGATTGCCGCGCGTCAGGTTGCCGAGGAACAGCGGAAGACGGCGGAGGCGCAACGGCGTCTTGCCATCGCGGCGCAGCAACAGGCCGATGCACAGCGGCGTTTGGCCGAGCGCCGGACGGCAGAAGCACTTGGGGAACGAGCGAAGTCGGACTCGCGCTACCAGAATGTCCGCAGTCTGGCGACGGCGGTGTTGTTTGATGTCAATGAAACGCTGCGCGATGTTCCCGGAGCGGGCCCGGCGCGCAAACAGGCGGTGCTCGCTGCGCTCAAGCACCTGGAGAGTCTGTCAGAGAAATCGAAGGACGATCCGTCGCTGACGGCCGATCTGGCTGGGGCCTATGAGCAGGTGGGGGACATCATGGAGAGCCTCTTTGCGGATTCGAAAGACGGCGCATCGATGGCGATTCCGGCTTATTTGAAAGCGGTTCGTTTGCGCCAGACGGTGTTGCGGCGGAGTGCGGACGAAAGCTTGCGTTTGTCGGAGGTGCAACGGCGTCTTGGGAATGCGCAGTTAAACGCAGGGCAGGTGACGCCGGCGACACAGAGCTACCGCCAGTCCCTGGCGACTGCGATGTCGCTCGGAAAAACAGACGACGCGCTTCGATTGGGTGCGCTGGCGCGCAGTAATCTTTGCACGGCCAATACCGTGGCGGGAAACCATCAGGCAGCGATTCCGGATTGCGAAGAAGCGGTCCGGATTCTGGAGAATGTGAAGAACACCCGGGACGTTCCGCGTCTCCGGTTGCTGACGAAGTTGCGTTTGGGCAATGCCCTGAAGCGGGAGGGACAGGCTGCTGCGGCTCTGGCGCAGTACCGGGATGTGTTGCGTGATGCAGATCCGATGGATCCCCAGACGGGTTTGATTGTGAATGAATTGGTCGAGGTACTCGGAGAGCAAGAGGGTAGCTTACTGGGGGCGGCACTGCGCAAGCAGGCCGTGTTTGCTTCGCGCAATGGCCAGCGGGATTTAGCGCTGGAGCGATTCGAGCAGGCGATGAAGGTAACTGGGCATCCACAACCCGCAATGAAGGACGTCGTAGCCTATGGGGAAGCGGCGACTGAAGATGCGCAGGCGGTTGTGTATTTTCGAAACGGTCAGGTGCGGCAAGCTATCGAGTCCTCCAAAAAGGCGCTCAGCCGGTTGGCTACGAACACCTCTACGCCCGCGAACATCCTCCGAAGCGAAATCGAAGCCAATTTGAAGAGCTTCGAGGCCGCATTCGCGTCAGCGTCCCGATAA
- the ndk gene encoding nucleoside-diphosphate kinase has protein sequence MEKTFAIIKPDAVADNHIGGILAMAEAAGFKIRAAQMKHLTRKEAEGFYAVHAERPFFGELVEFMSEGPCVLLALEREDAVAKWRDVMGATNPANAAEGTVRKTYAKSVGRNCAHGSDSKENAAIELAYFFPGTALL, from the coding sequence ATGGAAAAGACATTCGCAATTATCAAGCCGGACGCCGTTGCCGACAACCACATCGGTGGCATCCTCGCCATGGCGGAAGCCGCTGGCTTCAAGATCCGCGCCGCACAGATGAAGCACCTCACCCGCAAGGAAGCCGAAGGCTTCTATGCGGTCCACGCCGAACGCCCCTTCTTTGGTGAACTCGTCGAGTTCATGAGCGAAGGCCCCTGCGTTCTTCTCGCTCTCGAGCGCGAAGACGCCGTTGCCAAGTGGCGCGACGTGATGGGAGCCACCAATCCGGCCAATGCAGCCGAAGGCACCGTTCGCAAGACCTACGCCAAGAGCGTCGGCCGCAACTGCGCCCACGGAAGCGACAGCAAAGAGAACGCGGCGATCGAACTCGCCTACTTCTTCCCCGGCACCGCTCTGCTCTAA
- a CDS encoding gluconate 2-dehydrogenase subunit 3 family protein, whose protein sequence is MQNSRRTLLIGIAGAGALAASDDHSHVHPDQAPSEPAAAYAPKVFSSSQLATVGALCETILPRTDSPGALDAKVHELIDENLALRKAEQPVWIAGLAEVDAISKRLSKKSYLDLDDSNRVAVMMELEAKSKFFTTLKDATVENYYSTREGLMVELGWDGAKPLAKFEGCTHPEHQL, encoded by the coding sequence ATGCAGAATTCCCGCCGGACTTTATTGATTGGAATCGCTGGCGCTGGGGCGCTGGCCGCCTCAGACGATCATTCCCATGTCCATCCGGATCAGGCGCCGAGCGAGCCGGCTGCGGCCTACGCTCCGAAGGTCTTTAGCTCTTCGCAACTGGCGACGGTCGGGGCGCTCTGTGAGACCATCCTGCCGCGCACCGATAGTCCCGGCGCTCTCGATGCAAAGGTGCATGAACTGATCGACGAGAATCTGGCGCTACGCAAGGCGGAACAACCTGTGTGGATCGCGGGACTGGCGGAGGTGGATGCGATCTCGAAGCGTCTCTCCAAGAAGTCCTATCTCGATCTCGATGACTCCAATCGCGTGGCGGTGATGATGGAACTCGAAGCGAAATCGAAGTTCTTCACCACGCTGAAGGATGCGACCGTAGAGAATTACTATTCCACCCGGGAAGGCTTAATGGTTGAACTTGGGTGGGATGGTGCAAAGCCTCTGGCGAAATTCGAGGGATGCACGCATCCCGAACATCAGCTCTAG
- the sucC gene encoding ADP-forming succinate--CoA ligase subunit beta, whose product MKIHEHQAKEILAKYGVPVPKGIVAYSVDEAVAAAEQLGGGVVVKAQIHAGGRGKGGGVKLAANPQETREKAEKILGMTLVTHQTGPEGRLVQRLLIEEQMPIDREFYAGIVLDRAIGKLVFMASSEGGMDIEEVAAHTPEKILKEVIEPGMGLQAYQARNLAFGIGIPTGSINAAVQAMQALAKAYEAIDASLAEINPLLLTKDGRIIALDAKIAIDDNAMFRHKDLAGLRDLSEEDPLEVEASKFGLNYIKLDGTVACMVNGAGLAMATMDIVQYAGGSPANFLDVGGGANEEQIRNAFRILLSDANVRAIFINIFGGILRCDTLANGVVKAARELDVKIPIVVRMEGTNVELGKQILRESGLNFGLADGMKDGAEKVVALAK is encoded by the coding sequence ATGAAAATCCATGAGCATCAGGCCAAGGAAATCCTGGCCAAGTACGGAGTCCCTGTGCCTAAAGGCATCGTGGCCTACTCCGTTGACGAAGCTGTAGCAGCAGCAGAACAACTGGGTGGAGGCGTTGTCGTCAAGGCACAAATCCATGCAGGCGGTCGAGGAAAAGGCGGTGGCGTCAAACTCGCCGCGAATCCTCAAGAGACCAGGGAGAAGGCCGAGAAAATTCTCGGGATGACCCTCGTCACGCACCAGACGGGGCCGGAAGGCCGCCTTGTCCAGCGTCTCCTCATCGAAGAGCAGATGCCCATCGACAGAGAGTTCTATGCCGGCATCGTGCTTGATCGCGCGATCGGCAAACTCGTCTTCATGGCCTCCAGCGAAGGAGGAATGGACATTGAAGAGGTAGCGGCGCACACACCCGAAAAGATTCTGAAAGAAGTGATCGAACCCGGCATGGGTCTGCAAGCCTACCAGGCGCGCAACCTCGCCTTCGGCATCGGCATCCCCACCGGCAGCATCAATGCCGCCGTCCAGGCGATGCAGGCACTGGCCAAGGCTTATGAAGCCATCGACGCTTCGCTCGCCGAGATCAATCCCCTTCTGCTCACCAAGGACGGCCGCATCATCGCTCTCGACGCGAAGATCGCCATCGACGACAATGCGATGTTCCGCCACAAGGATCTCGCCGGTCTGCGCGATCTGAGCGAAGAAGATCCGCTTGAAGTGGAAGCCTCCAAGTTCGGCCTCAACTACATCAAGCTCGACGGCACGGTCGCCTGCATGGTGAACGGCGCCGGCCTCGCGATGGCAACGATGGATATCGTTCAGTACGCGGGCGGCTCGCCGGCAAACTTCCTCGACGTCGGCGGCGGCGCCAATGAAGAGCAGATCCGCAATGCTTTCCGCATCCTGCTCAGCGACGCGAATGTCCGCGCCATCTTCATCAACATCTTCGGCGGCATCCTCCGCTGTGACACGCTGGCCAATGGCGTCGTCAAGGCAGCCCGCGAACTCGACGTCAAAATTCCGATCGTCGTCCGCATGGAAGGCACCAACGTAGAACTGGGCAAGCAGATCTTGCGTGAATCCGGATTGAATTTTGGGCTCGCCGACGGTATGAAGGACGGGGCCGAGAAAGTTGTGGCACTCGCAAAATGA
- a CDS encoding GMC oxidoreductase, whose amino-acid sequence MQTTKSTQIQTPAKRYDVVIVGSGAAGGMAAWNLTRQGVSVLVLDAGQKFNRGGFWSHVRPWEARQRSRKGQRPPQFLLSKEEQPYLTPNEQDFDLWRVWGRGGKTNIWGRVSLRYSEANFQEPARDGHEIPWPIHYSDIAPYYDKVEDLIGVCGEGNDSEFLPGSKFLLPAPAPRCGEQLLRKAAKGIGIEIGSTRRAVLTKEHHGKAPCHYCGACGKGCDVSAFFNSTDYLLEPAAMTGKLQIRDNAVVSHVTVNDRGLADGVHFFDRNTGQAEEVKARIVVMAASCVDSTRILLNSKSNRHPNGIGNSSDVIGRYLCEQVRFHIYGFVPELMGKKAQNDDGIGGEHIYMPRWAGQSKSRKYLRGYGSQFWNTGAQTGVSYAKSLPGFGKGFKENVKRHYPALVAMHPYGEVLPYADNRITLDATRKDKWGIPVPVIDYKIKENERAMIQDMYDTTLEILSAAKAEVLPYERGWIDRLGSAIHEHGTCRMGADKKRSALNAYNQSHDVKNLFVVDGSSFTTASEKNPTLTILALAWRATDHLAAEMKKGNV is encoded by the coding sequence ATGCAAACCACGAAATCGACGCAGATTCAGACTCCAGCAAAACGTTATGACGTCGTCATTGTCGGAAGCGGCGCCGCCGGAGGGATGGCCGCCTGGAATCTCACCCGGCAGGGCGTCAGCGTTCTGGTGCTCGATGCCGGTCAGAAATTCAATCGTGGCGGCTTTTGGTCGCATGTCCGGCCTTGGGAGGCGCGTCAGCGGTCGCGGAAAGGCCAGCGTCCTCCGCAGTTTTTGTTGAGCAAAGAGGAACAGCCCTATCTCACGCCGAACGAGCAGGACTTCGACCTTTGGCGGGTCTGGGGCCGTGGCGGCAAGACAAATATTTGGGGGCGGGTGAGCCTGCGCTACTCGGAGGCGAATTTCCAGGAACCGGCGCGCGATGGACACGAGATCCCTTGGCCCATCCATTACTCTGACATCGCGCCCTACTACGACAAGGTGGAGGATCTGATTGGAGTTTGCGGGGAGGGGAACGATTCGGAATTTCTGCCGGGGTCGAAGTTCTTGTTGCCTGCGCCCGCGCCCCGTTGTGGCGAACAGTTGTTACGCAAGGCTGCGAAGGGAATCGGAATTGAGATCGGCAGCACGCGCCGCGCCGTCCTGACCAAGGAACATCACGGCAAGGCGCCTTGCCATTACTGCGGCGCTTGCGGCAAGGGTTGCGATGTTTCTGCGTTCTTCAATTCGACGGACTATCTGCTGGAACCCGCGGCGATGACCGGCAAGCTGCAGATTCGCGACAACGCGGTGGTCTCCCATGTGACGGTGAATGACCGCGGACTGGCCGACGGCGTGCATTTCTTTGATCGCAATACGGGCCAGGCTGAAGAGGTGAAGGCGCGCATTGTGGTGATGGCCGCCAGTTGTGTTGATTCGACGCGGATTCTATTGAACTCGAAGTCCAATCGCCATCCCAACGGCATCGGGAACTCGAGCGACGTGATTGGCCGCTACCTCTGCGAACAGGTGCGTTTTCATATCTACGGCTTTGTGCCCGAACTGATGGGGAAGAAGGCGCAGAATGACGATGGCATCGGTGGCGAACATATCTATATGCCGCGCTGGGCCGGACAATCGAAGTCGCGTAAGTATCTGCGTGGTTATGGGAGCCAGTTCTGGAATACCGGCGCGCAAACAGGCGTATCCTATGCGAAGTCGTTGCCGGGCTTCGGCAAAGGCTTTAAGGAAAATGTAAAGCGCCATTACCCGGCGCTGGTGGCAATGCACCCTTATGGCGAGGTGCTGCCTTATGCGGACAACCGGATTACGCTGGACGCCACGCGCAAGGATAAGTGGGGCATTCCTGTGCCGGTGATCGATTACAAGATCAAGGAAAACGAGCGGGCGATGATCCAGGATATGTACGATACGACACTTGAAATCCTAAGCGCCGCCAAGGCGGAGGTTCTGCCGTATGAGCGCGGTTGGATCGATCGTCTGGGCAGCGCCATTCATGAGCATGGTACCTGCCGGATGGGCGCGGACAAAAAGCGCAGTGCGCTCAATGCCTACAACCAGTCGCACGATGTGAAGAATCTGTTTGTGGTGGACGGGTCGAGCTTTACGACGGCCAGTGAGAAGAATCCAACGCTGACGATTCTCGCGCTCGCCTGGCGCGCCACCGACCATCTTGCTGCCGAGATGAAGAAGGGGAACGTCTAG
- a CDS encoding efflux RND transporter periplasmic adaptor subunit, translating into MPSKWILFVLIVWLAACAHREEAKQQKDDLPVVAAVQATRQSIDRTLQLVAEFRPYREIDLMAKVSGYVKQINVDMGDRVQVGQVLATLEIPEMADDLNRANASIRRSDAEVARARQEVKRAETARELAQLQADRLSNVAKLRPGLLAQQEIDAARSRALEAAAQWSGASSALIAAEQGVQVMRAEEQRVTTLLNYTRVTAPFAGVVTRRFAEVGSMVQAGTASQTNVLPVVRLSQDSVLRLYLPIPESVVPLVRVGFPVQISVPTLDREINAKIARYSSELQLSTRTMTAQVDVENPSFLIKPGMFAEVTIRLESKPNAIVVPLLALDGTGETRQAMRISPEGLLKSETLRIGPETSEVAEILGGVQEGDLFVLSGRAQLKPGTVVKPRVTGAVK; encoded by the coding sequence ATGCCCAGCAAATGGATTCTGTTTGTTCTGATTGTGTGGCTCGCTGCCTGCGCCCACCGCGAAGAGGCCAAACAGCAGAAGGACGATCTGCCAGTGGTGGCTGCGGTGCAAGCCACACGCCAGTCTATTGATCGTACGCTCCAGCTTGTCGCAGAGTTCCGGCCTTATCGTGAAATCGACCTGATGGCGAAGGTCTCAGGTTACGTCAAGCAGATCAATGTCGACATGGGGGACCGGGTCCAGGTTGGACAGGTGCTTGCGACGCTGGAGATTCCGGAAATGGCGGACGATCTCAATCGCGCCAATGCCTCCATTCGACGTTCCGATGCGGAGGTGGCGCGCGCCCGCCAAGAAGTGAAGCGCGCCGAGACGGCTCGCGAACTGGCCCAGTTGCAGGCGGATCGATTATCGAACGTGGCAAAGTTGCGTCCTGGCCTGTTGGCGCAGCAGGAGATTGACGCGGCGAGGTCGCGTGCGCTGGAGGCGGCTGCGCAATGGTCTGGAGCGAGTTCTGCGCTGATCGCAGCCGAGCAAGGGGTTCAGGTGATGCGGGCCGAAGAGCAACGCGTGACCACTCTGTTGAATTACACGCGCGTGACGGCTCCCTTCGCAGGTGTGGTGACGCGCCGCTTTGCTGAAGTCGGTTCGATGGTGCAGGCCGGGACGGCATCGCAGACGAATGTTCTGCCGGTGGTTCGTCTCTCGCAGGACAGTGTGTTGCGGTTGTACCTGCCGATTCCAGAGTCTGTGGTGCCGCTGGTGCGGGTTGGGTTTCCGGTGCAAATTTCCGTGCCGACTTTGGATCGCGAGATCAACGCAAAGATTGCGCGCTATAGCAGTGAGCTGCAGCTTTCGACGCGCACGATGACGGCGCAGGTGGATGTGGAGAATCCAAGTTTTCTGATCAAGCCGGGGATGTTCGCTGAGGTGACGATTCGTCTGGAATCGAAGCCCAATGCCATCGTAGTCCCACTGTTGGCCTTGGATGGTACGGGAGAAACACGGCAGGCAATGCGGATCTCGCCAGAGGGCCTACTGAAGAGCGAGACGTTGCGTATCGGTCCTGAAACCTCGGAGGTGGCAGAGATCCTCGGTGGAGTGCAGGAAGGCGACCTGTTTGTTTTGAGCGGCCGTGCCCAGTTGAAGCCGGGTACAGTTGTGAAGCCTCGAGTTACGGGAGCAGTGAAGTAA
- the sucD gene encoding succinate--CoA ligase subunit alpha, whose translation MSVLVDKNTRLIVQGFTGKEGTFHAQQALAYGTNVVGGVTPGKGGALHLERPVFNTVADAVKETGANATVIFVPPPFAADAILEAASANIALIVCITEGIPALDMAKVWAQIKNGNSRLIGPNCPGVISPGKCKIGIMPGHIHKEGRVGVISRSGTLTYEAVGQLTGLGIGQSTCIGIGGDPIIGTNHTDALKLLLADPDTDAIIMIGEIGGDAEESAAAYYASTKSTKPVIGFIAGQTAPEGRRMGHAGAIISGSSGKASDKMDAMTAAGITVCKTPADLGTTTQLRMQEAGLLK comes from the coding sequence ATGAGCGTTCTCGTAGATAAAAACACACGCCTGATTGTCCAGGGCTTCACCGGCAAAGAAGGCACTTTCCACGCGCAACAGGCGCTGGCCTATGGCACCAACGTGGTGGGCGGCGTCACCCCCGGTAAGGGCGGAGCGCTGCACCTCGAAAGGCCGGTCTTCAACACCGTTGCCGACGCCGTAAAAGAAACCGGCGCCAATGCGACCGTGATCTTCGTCCCGCCGCCCTTTGCCGCCGACGCGATCCTCGAAGCAGCCTCGGCCAACATCGCGCTGATCGTCTGCATTACCGAAGGCATCCCGGCCCTCGACATGGCCAAGGTCTGGGCGCAGATCAAGAATGGCAATTCGCGCCTGATTGGCCCCAATTGCCCCGGCGTCATCTCCCCTGGCAAGTGCAAGATCGGCATCATGCCTGGCCACATTCATAAGGAAGGCCGAGTCGGCGTCATCAGCCGCTCGGGAACCCTCACCTATGAAGCCGTCGGACAGCTCACCGGTCTTGGCATCGGCCAAAGCACCTGCATCGGCATCGGTGGCGATCCGATCATCGGCACCAACCACACCGACGCGCTGAAGCTGCTCCTCGCCGACCCCGACACCGACGCCATCATCATGATTGGCGAAATCGGTGGCGATGCCGAAGAGAGCGCCGCCGCCTACTACGCCAGTACCAAGAGCACCAAGCCCGTCATCGGCTTCATTGCCGGCCAGACCGCTCCCGAAGGCCGCCGCATGGGCCATGCCGGTGCGATCATCTCCGGCAGCAGCGGCAAGGCCAGCGACAAGATGGATGCCATGACGGCAGCCGGCATCACCGTCTGCAAGACCCCCGCCGACCTCGGCACCACCACCCAACTCCGGATGCAAGAAGCCGGACTGCTCAAGTAA
- the trpD gene encoding anthranilate phosphoribosyltransferase, giving the protein MPFLDHLHKVCARKGLNREEARDAMESILNGSVSTAQIAAFLAAVKVLGDGVDEVTGFAEAMRAHVTKVATPPGESVLDTCGTGGDGLSTFNISTAVAIVVAACGVKVAKHGNRAFSSHTGSADVLEMLGVKIDLTPSQMSHCLAQAGIAFLYAPNVHPAMKHAAEARRELKMRTVFNLLGPLSNPAGAQHQLIGAPNFEAARIMAQALAQLGTFKSIVVHGEDGLDEVTTTGRSMMYDIVGNSITRRAIKPDDFGVPMATMDELRAETGEDSARTIRDILDVVPSAKLDIVMVNAAVALYAAGVVPDFKAGVAKAFGVIASGAAKAKLEDLKRVSNAV; this is encoded by the coding sequence ATGCCGTTTTTAGATCACCTTCATAAAGTCTGTGCCCGCAAAGGGCTCAACCGCGAGGAAGCTCGCGACGCGATGGAAAGTATTCTGAATGGGTCCGTTTCAACGGCTCAGATTGCGGCCTTTCTGGCTGCGGTCAAAGTGCTGGGGGATGGCGTCGACGAGGTGACCGGTTTTGCCGAGGCGATGCGGGCCCATGTCACCAAAGTGGCCACGCCGCCTGGCGAGTCTGTCCTCGATACTTGTGGCACCGGCGGCGACGGCTTGTCGACCTTCAATATCTCGACTGCCGTTGCGATTGTGGTGGCGGCCTGCGGCGTGAAGGTGGCCAAGCACGGCAACCGGGCCTTCTCTTCTCATACCGGAAGTGCCGACGTGTTGGAGATGCTGGGTGTGAAGATTGATTTGACCCCGTCTCAGATGTCGCATTGTCTGGCGCAAGCGGGAATTGCGTTTCTCTACGCGCCGAATGTCCATCCAGCGATGAAGCATGCTGCCGAAGCACGTCGCGAACTGAAGATGCGTACGGTCTTCAACTTGTTGGGCCCCCTGTCGAACCCGGCTGGGGCACAGCACCAGTTGATTGGCGCGCCGAATTTTGAGGCGGCCCGGATCATGGCGCAGGCGCTGGCGCAACTTGGCACCTTCAAGTCGATTGTGGTTCATGGTGAGGATGGTCTCGACGAGGTGACGACGACGGGCCGCTCAATGATGTACGACATCGTGGGTAATTCCATCACCCGGCGTGCGATCAAACCGGACGATTTCGGCGTGCCGATGGCAACGATGGATGAGTTGCGTGCGGAGACGGGTGAGGATTCGGCGCGGACGATTCGCGACATTCTCGATGTCGTGCCGAGCGCGAAGCTGGATATCGTAATGGTGAATGCTGCTGTGGCGCTCTATGCTGCGGGCGTGGTTCCGGATTTCAAGGCTGGTGTCGCCAAAGCGTTTGGCGTGATTGCCAGCGGAGCGGCCAAGGCAAAATTGGAAGATCTCAAGCGCGTCAGCAACGCTGTTTAG